The Lentisphaerota bacterium region CGGGAGCGGGAATGCCAGGTGTATGTTCTGTTCGGCAAGGTGATCGGCGTCTTGGAGGAACCCGGATTCGCGTTCCTGTGGCCGCGCCTGGGCTGGAAGGCGCTGTTTGTGTGCTGGCTGGGCCGCTGTCATGTGACCGACATGCGTCTGGATCAGGAATACCTGCGCAGCCAGCCGGTGAACTCCGAGGAGGGGGCGCCGATGGGCATCGGCATCTGGTACGAGATGTTCATCAGTGATCCGGTCTCCTACCTGTTC contains the following coding sequences:
- a CDS encoding SPFH/Band 7/PHB domain protein codes for the protein MNPTIIAAVTTFFGLLIGVPVVLAVARFLGIYAIVRERECQVYVLFGKVIGVLEEPGFAFLWPRLGWKALFVCWLGRCHVTDMRLDQEYLRSQPVNSEEGAPMGIGIWYEMFISDPVSYLF